TATCACAGCTAGAATACAGATACTCAGCCTGCTGATAATGGGCAAAACGTATCGTTGTTGCACCCATTTCTTTGATGATATCCAGATCTTCTTTGTGCTGGGCGTTGCTTAAAGCATTACCAAACTGCCATCTGTCCTGATGTCTGCAAACCCCATACATCGGATAAGGCTGATTATTTAAAAAGAAACCTTTACCGGCAATAATTTCAAACTTGCGCAGACCCAGCGGCTGTTCTACCTCGTCAATTACTTCCCCGTTACGCAGCAATTGTGTTTTAACTTTGTACAGATAAGGATCTTTTAAACCATTCCATAAATGCGGGCTGGCTAACTGAAAATGCTGAACAAATTTTTGTCTGCCCTGGGTAGTGATTTGCTGCGTAGTCGTTTTACTATCAGTAAGTTTACCGGTCTGATCATAAATGGCTGTTCTGATAGCTATATCCTGCCAGCTGCTTTCTGTATTTTCAACCTTAACGGCTACGCTAACGTCGGCAGATGCTGTACTTACATTTTTCTGTGCAATATAAATCCCGGGAGAGGCATAGTCTGTAGTGGTAATGTTGACTTTGTTCGTAACCAGCAAACTTACCGGACGATAAATCCCGCCATAAATACCAAATAAGAAATGATTGACCGGGATAATGTCTTTGCGGGCCTTATTATTAACCTTAACGAGGATGGTATTCAGTTGTCCCAGTTTTACCGCATGGCTGATCTCCAGACAAAAGGCACTGTAAGAACCTTGATGTGTACCCACCAGTTTCTGGTTGACATAGACCTGAGCTACCTGTCCAACGCCTTCAAAACGCAGAAACAGTCTTTTGTTCTGATACTCCTGACCAAATACGATCTGTTTTTTATATTGTCCTTCCCCTTCATAAAAATCTTTGCTGAGCTGCATGTCGGTCGCATTCCAGGTATGGGGCAATGTTACTTTTTCCCATACGCTTTTTGTGCTGACCGTATCATTTGTTTTCCGGAATGTCCAGTCCTGGTTAAAAGAGACGTTGGCTCTGGATTGTCCGGAACCGGAAAAACTCAAAAATATCAGGAAGAAAAACAGGACTGAAAAGGTAGATCTGGGGCTGAAATATAGAATTGTCATGTGCTGAAATTTGTATTTTTATTAAAAGAAAATAAGAACCTGTTCCGGTTGATTAAACAGACTGAAGCAGGTTACCGGAATTAAGTTTTTGCCTTCTCATATTTAACCTTTGGATTCTCCGTTTTTTTTGCTGTTTCCAGGACAATTACAAAAGGATGTTTTTCGCTGGTGGTTTTCAAATGGATAAAACTCTCACTGGCCTGAATTTCTTCAGGAACAAATGTCTGTGCCGGCTGTCCTAACCTGTAGGCTTTACTGATACTGGTTTGTACTGGTAGTTTTACTCTCAGTGCACCTGAAACCGGGACATTAAAAACCAGCATATAGATTTTATCGGTACCGGTTTTCTTAGTAAAATATCCCCAGTTCTGGGGTTCCAGACCTGCATATTCACAACCATAAATGGCTTCCTGATTAACGGCCATCCAGTCACCGATTTCCCTGGCCAGGCTAAGCTCTTCTTTGCGGATAGAACCATCGCCCTTTGGCCCGAAGTTCAAGACAAAATTACCATCCAGTGAGACACATTTAGCCAGCATTTCGAGCAGTTCATCAGTAGTTTTGATATGACCTTTCCAGGCGGCATTATAACCCCACTGGTTTTCTGGTACGGTCATGACGCAATCCCAGTCGTTTCCATGTACTTCGGTGATCGTATTGGGAATTTTACGTTCCCAGCCCTGTTCATAATCACCCATCAGCTGACCGTTGGTGTCGAAATGACGTTTCCCGTTTTCGTCTGCACGGAAACGGCTTCCGATAATCAGGCCCGGACGCATTTTGCGCATTTCGGTTTCCAGTTCATCTGCAAATGCCGCTTGTTTTACCCAGGCATTGTCCCAGGTTCCGTCAAACCACAGCCCTTTGGTTGTGGGATAGCGTTCAAGCAGTTCCAGTAACTGATTACGGGTGAATTTTTTAAAACGTTCAAATGCTATACTGTCATCTTTGGTTTTGATGTCATAACGCCAGTCGGGATTACTCCAGTCCATAATAGAAAAATAGAGGATTACATCAATTCCGGCTTTATTGTAAGCGTCAACCAGTGGTTTGATCAGATCCTTTTTATAGGGTGAGCTGGCAACGGTATAGCTGGTGTATTTGCTTGGCCATAAACAGAAACCATCATGATGCTTTGTCGTGATGGTTACATATTTTGCACCCATCTGCTGCGCGGCAGCTGCCCATGCTGTAGCATCGAACTTTACCGGGTTGAAATGATAAATCAGTGAGTCATAGGCAGATTTGGTGATGCCATCCCAGGAACGGATCCATTCTGCAGCACCATTATAGGTTTTACCATCCCATTCTCCACCGGGAATGGAATATAAACCCCAGTGTATAAACTGGCCTAATCCATAGGCACGCCATCTGGCCATAGCTGCATCTGTTCTGCGTCCGGTACGGTGAGCACCATGTACCAGCGAAACTTTATCTCCCTGAGCAGCGGGTTGTTGTGCCAGGCTTGTCTGACAGGTGAACATCAGAGGGATCAGCAGTAGCAATAAATTCCGTTTCATCTTCATTGTGTTAGGTTAATAACCTGTATTCTGTTCTAATTTAGCATCTTTATTTAAATCAATTTCTGCCTGTGGGATAGGTAAAAGCTGATTGTAATCTTTAATAGAGCCTGCTGAGGTTGGGTTATACTTTTGCACACGGTTAAATAACGTACCGGTACGCATTAAGGTAATTCTGCGGTCTTCTTCGGCAGTGAGTTCTCTTGCTCTTTCATCCAGAATAAGATCGAGCGTAACATCTCCGGCCTGTACCTGATCTGCATTTGCTCTGGTACGCAGTACATTGATACTGGCTGCTGCTTCGGCTAATTTACCCTGTTTAAATTGTGCTTCTGCCAGTAAAAGATAGGTCTCTCCCAAACGCATTTGTATGCGGTCTTTATAGGTGATTGTACCAAAGGGTTCCTGATCGGTATAGTAGTTCCATTTAGTGGTATGGGCATAAATATTCTGAATCGTATCAAAACCGGTCACCACTACCTGTTTACCATATTTGGAAGACGCGGGGTCATTATAGTAAAACTTACGGTGTACACTGAAACCGGAGTTACGCATATCATTCTTTTTATACAGGTCATAAGTCCACCAGTTGGTTGGTCTGATCCGGCCAATGCCTCTTCCTCCGAGTGAATCAGCGACAAGCATACCCGAAATATTGACGTAAAACGGGACCCAGCATCTTCTGCGCTGATCTGTAGGGCTGAAACCACCGGGAACATTATAGTTCTGTTCTATTACCCATATGGCTTCAGTATTTCCCTGGTTTCTTCTCATATTTCCATAAATAAACTGATCAGAGAAGGCATCTCCCGGCTGATCTTTTTTGATGCCGTACCGGTTACTGATCAGTTTGACTGCACCATTGGCAATTACTCTTTTTGCTGCGGTTTCTGCCAGTTCAGGTTTATTTGCTCTGAGATAAACCAAAGACAGGAGCTGGGTGGCAGCAGCTTTACTAATGCGGCCCTGCGCTTTCAATTTAGCAAAATCCGGCAGGTTTGCCTCTGCAAAAGTCAAATCAGTGATGATGAAATTCAAAACGGAGTCTAAAGGTGCCCGTACAAAATCTGTTTTTGGTGTAGTCAGCGAATTTTTAAGCAAGGGTACTCTACCAAAAAGACTGGAAATAAAATTATAGGCATAAGCTCTGAAAAATTTGGCTTCAGCGATATAGCCGTTTTTTTGTTCGGGAGTCAGACTGGTTTTGCCTGATTCAGCGGCATCAATAATCTGATTGGCTGAGTTGATGGTTTTATATCCCCACTGCCAGAACCTCGCAGAGGCCACATCCTGGGAATTGAGTTGCCCGTAACTTTCATAAGGGACCATCGCTGAGGTGGCCTGTCCGTTTCTGGCTATATCTGTACCATTTGACATCGTGGCAATCATACCCTGATCGCCTTCATACTGATCGCGCACGGTATTTTGCATACCAGCAACTGCTGCTTCAAAACCCAGCGGATCTACCAGTGTGTTTTCCGGGGCATAGGAAGATTTTAAATTCTCGTCTAAAAAGCTCTTTTTACATCCGGCAATGAAGACTGCAAACAGAGCCAGCGTGTATATATAAAAGGATAATTTTCTCATAATCTGAATATTTATAGTAAACCGATGTTAATACCAAATACAAAGTTTCTGACCAGTGGGTAAAAACTGCTTTTCTGATTATCAAAGTACTGATAAGGATCAGCCTCAGGGTCCCAGCCTTCCCAGTTGGTGAAAGTGGCGAGGTTACGTCCGCTGACATATACTCTGAGGTTACTGATTTTGAGTTTATTCAGCTTTTCTTTTGCAAAATCATAACTCAGCGTCACATCTTTAATCCGGGTAAAAGATCCGTTGACAGGGTAGGTATACTGTCTGGAATTGGTATAGGCCAGTGATGGACGGGTATCACTTTTGTTTTCAGGTGTCCAGTAGGTATAACTGGCCGGAAGATTAATTCTGCCTACCTGATCACGGTAATCGTATATGGTATTGGGTTTTAAAACTCCCTGAGTGGTTTGAATAAAGATATTCAGGGTGAATTGTTTGTATTTAAAAGTATTGGTTAAACCGGCAATATAGCTGGGCAGACGGGTTCCAAGATAAGTACGGTCAAGGGAGTTTATCTTTCCATCGCCATTTAAATCTTCGAACTTTAAATCTCCCGGTTTAGCAGATGGATCAATCGCGAAATTATCACCGGTCTGCCATACTCCTGCCAGTTTATAATCGTAAACAGCCCTGAGTGATTTACCTATAAAAAGACCATTCACGATATCATCTTTACCATCTCCGTAAAGGGATATTATTTTATTGCGGTTTAAAGAGAAATTGAAATTGGTCTGCCAGGTGAAATTTTTCTTTTCTATATTGGTTGAGGTGATACTGGCTTCAAATCCTTTATTGGAAGTTTTACCTACATTATCCAGAATGGTTGTATAACCTGTAATGTTGGGTATTTTACGTGATAACAACAGGTCGTAGGTATTGGTGGAATAAGCTTCCAGTGAACCGGTAATGCGGTTAGAGAGGATAGAAAAGTCTACAGCTGCATTAAAACCTTTTGTACTTTCCCATTTCAGATTCTTATTCCCGATTCTGCTGGGTGTTACCCCAATTGTAGTCACGCCATCATAGATATAGGGCGTAGTACTTAAGGTACTTAAAGTATTGTAAGGATCAACTCCCTGGTTTCCTGAAATACCATAAGACAGACGCAGTTTTAATTCGTTGACTAATTTACTGTCTTTCAAAAATGATTCTTTTGCAATATTCCAGCCTAAGGCTACAGAAGGAAATGTGCCGTATTTATTGGCATCTCCAAAACCTGAATAACCATCTCTTCTGGCAGTTAAGGTTAACAGGTAACGGCTGTCATAAGCATAATTGATTCTCAGCATCTGGGAGACAAGCATACTTGCAGTATACCTGGATGAAGTGGTTTGTTTTTGCCCGGCACCAATATTATTGTAGTCGAGCATATCGTTGATAAAGGTATTGGCATTGATCGTGGACCGGAAGGATTCATCTTTTTGCGAACTGTATAATCCGGTAATATCAATATTGTGTTTTCCAAAGGCTTTCTGATAACCGAAGATATTTTCAATTAACCAGTTCTGTCCCTCGCCGCCGCCATCTACTCCGTTGGATAAGGTTGCGGTACCTAAAAGATCTCCGGCTTTACGGCCGGTATAATCAGCGGCACGGTCTGGTTTGAAAGTATAGGCCGCATTCAGTCTGTATTTAAATCCTTTAAGAAATTCAGGTGTTACTTCTGCGTAGGCATTACCACTCAATGTTCTTAATAATCTTTTGGTTGGCGAATATAGACCCAGCAGGGGATTGGTATAAAGCTGCTCAGGATTCATCGGGTAAATTTCGTAATCTCCTTTTGCATTATACAGGGAGCCATAAGGACTCATGACAGTAGCCATATAAAGGTTTACCTGTCCTCCATCCTGATTGTTATTGGTGAAAAACAGATTGGTTCCCATCTTTAACCAGGGATTGATTTTAGCATCCAGATTGGAACGGACACTGATGCGGTTATACTGATAACCTTTTAATACGCCTTTTTCTTTGGTATAGTTACCCGACACATAGTATTTGACATCTTCAGTACCACCAGAAATACTCAGTTCATGATTCTGAATATAACCCTGCTGGGAGATTTCCTTAAGCCAGTCAGTTTCTATGCCTTTATCGTAGTTTTCTTTTTCAAACTGGTTGGGTACCGGGGCTGGTGTCTTATTGGTTTGTGCAGTATAATCAAGGTTTTTCTGTGCATACTGTGCACCGCTCATGGGTTTTGCTGCATTGGTGATATTCTCCAGGCCAAACCAGGTACTGTAAGCTACAACTGGTTTACCCGTTTTTCCTCTCTTGGTGGTAATCAGCACGACTCCGTTAGAACCCCTTGTTCCATAAATAGCTGTGGCGGATGCATCTTTCAGAACGTCAATTGACTGAATATCTGTTGTGTTGATGTCGTTATAGGTTCCGCTGAATGGAATACCATCCAAAACAATCAGTGGGTTGTTACTGGCTGTAATGGAATGCAGACCTCTGATATAAAAAGCCGGAGAGCTGCCGGGTGCAGAAGATGAAGTACTGATATTTACCCCTGCAACTGATCCCTGCATCGCCTGCAACACATTGGTTACCGGCAGATTCTGCAAACGTTCTTTGGGAACGGAAGAAATAGAGCCGGTTACATCACTTTTTTTCTGTGTACCATAGCCGACCACAACCACCTGGTCAAGGACATTTACATTCTCCAGCAGAACGATACTGATATTTTCCCGGGTGACTTTAACA
This portion of the Pedobacter lusitanus genome encodes:
- a CDS encoding SusC/RagA family TonB-linked outer membrane protein, with protein sequence MKRRNQCKTTSFCGLILIIYLTISTVFPVHAMHADQKAMIRPPETVTGTVKDQKGQPIPGVSVKIEHTKNGTVTDNDGHFSLKNVPAEATLVISYIGYIEQHVKVTRENISIVLLENVNVLDQVVVVGYGTQKKSDVTGSISSVPKERLQNLPVTNVLQAMQGSVAGVNISTSSSAPGSSPAFYIRGLHSITASNNPLIVLDGIPFSGTYNDINTTDIQSIDVLKDASATAIYGTRGSNGVVLITTKRGKTGKPVVAYSTWFGLENITNAAKPMSGAQYAQKNLDYTAQTNKTPAPVPNQFEKENYDKGIETDWLKEISQQGYIQNHELSISGGTEDVKYYVSGNYTKEKGVLKGYQYNRISVRSNLDAKINPWLKMGTNLFFTNNNQDGGQVNLYMATVMSPYGSLYNAKGDYEIYPMNPEQLYTNPLLGLYSPTKRLLRTLSGNAYAEVTPEFLKGFKYRLNAAYTFKPDRAADYTGRKAGDLLGTATLSNGVDGGGEGQNWLIENIFGYQKAFGKHNIDITGLYSSQKDESFRSTINANTFINDMLDYNNIGAGQKQTTSSRYTASMLVSQMLRINYAYDSRYLLTLTARRDGYSGFGDANKYGTFPSVALGWNIAKESFLKDSKLVNELKLRLSYGISGNQGVDPYNTLSTLSTTPYIYDGVTTIGVTPSRIGNKNLKWESTKGFNAAVDFSILSNRITGSLEAYSTNTYDLLLSRKIPNITGYTTILDNVGKTSNKGFEASITSTNIEKKNFTWQTNFNFSLNRNKIISLYGDGKDDIVNGLFIGKSLRAVYDYKLAGVWQTGDNFAIDPSAKPGDLKFEDLNGDGKINSLDRTYLGTRLPSYIAGLTNTFKYKQFTLNIFIQTTQGVLKPNTIYDYRDQVGRINLPASYTYWTPENKSDTRPSLAYTNSRQYTYPVNGSFTRIKDVTLSYDFAKEKLNKLKISNLRVYVSGRNLATFTNWEGWDPEADPYQYFDNQKSSFYPLVRNFVFGINIGLL
- a CDS encoding glycoside hydrolase family 2 protein; the protein is MTILYFSPRSTFSVLFFFLIFLSFSGSGQSRANVSFNQDWTFRKTNDTVSTKSVWEKVTLPHTWNATDMQLSKDFYEGEGQYKKQIVFGQEYQNKRLFLRFEGVGQVAQVYVNQKLVGTHQGSYSAFCLEISHAVKLGQLNTILVKVNNKARKDIIPVNHFLFGIYGGIYRPVSLLVTNKVNITTTDYASPGIYIAQKNVSTASADVSVAVKVENTESSWQDIAIRTAIYDQTGKLTDSKTTTQQITTQGRQKFVQHFQLASPHLWNGLKDPYLYKVKTQLLRNGEVIDEVEQPLGLRKFEIIAGKGFFLNNQPYPMYGVCRHQDRWQFGNALSNAQHKEDLDIIKEMGATTIRFAHYQQAEYLYSSCDTMGFVIWAEIPFVNTSTGEEADNAKQQLMELIKQNYNHPSLYVWGLHNEVYGKTPADYPAVLTRELNDIAKTEDPDRYTVSVSGYGEMDRPTNLNADIQGMNRYYGWYEGKVGDLEDWAKGITDKYPANKVILTEYGADGNVFHQQEQADLKEAYDYTSPFYPESFETKTHEVQWPVIARHPAIAASYIWNMFDFATPMWNRGGMPARNMKGLVTFDRKLKKDAFYWYKANWSKEPVLYLTERRVVERKHAVTPVTVYSNIGQPELFLNGKKITAQPVQGTNNIQFIFKDIQLKKGKNILRTVAKKDNKTWSDTIEWSLK
- a CDS encoding RagB/SusD family nutrient uptake outer membrane protein; its protein translation is MRKLSFYIYTLALFAVFIAGCKKSFLDENLKSSYAPENTLVDPLGFEAAVAGMQNTVRDQYEGDQGMIATMSNGTDIARNGQATSAMVPYESYGQLNSQDVASARFWQWGYKTINSANQIIDAAESGKTSLTPEQKNGYIAEAKFFRAYAYNFISSLFGRVPLLKNSLTTPKTDFVRAPLDSVLNFIITDLTFAEANLPDFAKLKAQGRISKAAATQLLSLVYLRANKPELAETAAKRVIANGAVKLISNRYGIKKDQPGDAFSDQFIYGNMRRNQGNTEAIWVIEQNYNVPGGFSPTDQRRRCWVPFYVNISGMLVADSLGGRGIGRIRPTNWWTYDLYKKNDMRNSGFSVHRKFYYNDPASSKYGKQVVVTGFDTIQNIYAHTTKWNYYTDQEPFGTITYKDRIQMRLGETYLLLAEAQFKQGKLAEAAASINVLRTRANADQVQAGDVTLDLILDERARELTAEEDRRITLMRTGTLFNRVQKYNPTSAGSIKDYNQLLPIPQAEIDLNKDAKLEQNTGY
- a CDS encoding alpha-L-fucosidase; amino-acid sequence: MKRNLLLLLIPLMFTCQTSLAQQPAAQGDKVSLVHGAHRTGRRTDAAMARWRAYGLGQFIHWGLYSIPGGEWDGKTYNGAAEWIRSWDGITKSAYDSLIYHFNPVKFDATAWAAAAQQMGAKYVTITTKHHDGFCLWPSKYTSYTVASSPYKKDLIKPLVDAYNKAGIDVILYFSIMDWSNPDWRYDIKTKDDSIAFERFKKFTRNQLLELLERYPTTKGLWFDGTWDNAWVKQAAFADELETEMRKMRPGLIIGSRFRADENGKRHFDTNGQLMGDYEQGWERKIPNTITEVHGNDWDCVMTVPENQWGYNAAWKGHIKTTDELLEMLAKCVSLDGNFVLNFGPKGDGSIRKEELSLAREIGDWMAVNQEAIYGCEYAGLEPQNWGYFTKKTGTDKIYMLVFNVPVSGALRVKLPVQTSISKAYRLGQPAQTFVPEEIQASESFIHLKTTSEKHPFVIVLETAKKTENPKVKYEKAKT